ATGCTCCTGACGGTCGTGCACTTTGTGTCAGCTGGATTGGTCTGCCAGAAATAGCTTATCCAACCGATACAGAAGGCTGGGCTCACTGCCTCAGTCTTGTCAAAGAACTATCGCTTAAAGACGGCCATCTTTATCAGTATCCTGTTAAAGAAACGATAAGCCTAAGAAAAAACGAACGCTCTCTTACAGGAAACTTAAACAGCTCCACCACCTTATTAGCAGAAAATCATTCAAATGCTTATGAGTTAGAATTGACTATTTCCAAAAATGAATCTGGGACTCTTACACTTTTAGCAGATGAGAATCATACCAGCGGGTTGACACTTTCTTTTGATACAAGTACAGGAACAATCACTGTTGATAGAAGCAAAGTAGGTGCAGTCTTTGCAACAGAATACTCCTCTATTAGAACCGCAACTATTCCCAAAAATACGGACTTAAAATTAAACGTTTTTGTCGATCATTCTGTTGTAGAAATCTATATAAATGAAGGCTATCGTGTTTTAACTTCCCGTGTTTTCCCTAATGAAAACCAAACGAATCTTTTCATTTCTGGAGAAAAACAAACTTCTTATACGGGAAAAATTTGGGCACTTGATACTGCAATTCATAACTAAAGGATGAGAAATGATGGTAGTAAAACTAACGGATGTTGCAAAAAAAGCAGGGGTCTCTGCGACAACTGTTTCTCGTGTAATCAATAATTACGGTTATCTTAGTCAAAAAACAATCGATAAAGTACAACAAGCGATTAAAGAGTTAAATTATCAGCCGAATTCCTTGGCACGTTCTTTACAAGGAAAAAACACGCAATTAGTCGGGCTTGTCTTTCCTACTATGCGGGTTCCATTTTTTGCAGAACTAGTTGAATCACTAGAAACAAAGCTGTTTGAAAAAGGTTATAAGGTAATTTTGTGCAATAGCGCCAATAACAAAGAAAAAGAACGCGAGTATTTGCGCATGCTGGGTGCCAATAAAGTAGATGGTATTATTGCTGGATCTCATAATTTAGGCATTGATGAATACGAAAATTTTGAACTCCCCATTGTTTCCTTTGATCGTTTTTTAGCAGTGGGAATCCCAATTGTCAGCGGCGATAATTTCCAAGGTGGCTACCTCGCTGCTCAAACGCTCCTAGAAGATGGCTGTAAAAAAATCGCGATTTTTACAGGTGCTAATAACTCAAACTCTCCCACTAATCAGCGGTTAAATGGCTATTTGCACCGAATGAAAGAAGCTGCTCTCACTCCTT
The DNA window shown above is from Vagococcus entomophilus and carries:
- a CDS encoding LacI family DNA-binding transcriptional regulator, with protein sequence MVVKLTDVAKKAGVSATTVSRVINNYGYLSQKTIDKVQQAIKELNYQPNSLARSLQGKNTQLVGLVFPTMRVPFFAELVESLETKLFEKGYKVILCNSANNKEKEREYLRMLGANKVDGIIAGSHNLGIDEYENFELPIVSFDRFLAVGIPIVSGDNFQGGYLAAQTLLEDGCKKIAIFTGANNSNSPTNQRLNGYLHRMKEAALTPFTFRISSRYSARLKGLDIQKALQTEELDGIFCTDDFTAILTLQEAQKLGIKVPEQLKVIGYDGTQFVRESFPALTTVAQPIDDCATLLIELLCKRIKNKEQQLDDLYTLPIQLIKGTTA